The window AAAGATTGCATGGAAGTGCCTGGGATCAATGGGATTATGCCACGTAGGAGCTGCATGGATAGCGTGGGGTtagatttggtttgatttgataATGGACACTGAAGAAAATGCTATCCACAAGCTCTAAACTTGTCGAATGGTGAAGATGGGCTGCTCTTTCTGCTATGAATTTTGCCCAGATTGAGATTGGGCAAGAGACGAGTGCTATGTAGAATAAACGAGCTCCACCTAGACCCAGTTTTGAAAGGTTTCGGACAGAGTACTGgcccaaattttaaatttacgtTGGTCTGACCACCATTAATTATTGATTATAAGAATTGATTAGGCTTGGCGGGTTAATCTTGATGTGTTAACTTATAATCTAGCCggataatgattaaaaaaaactgattttttttaaaaaatgatgttgttttgggGTTTAAAAAGACTGAGGTTAACTAGAGTTAATTTACTTAATAAATAAtccaaaacttaaacattaactTTCTTTATTAATCCATCAGGAGAAATtaagagtgaaataaaaaatatgaaaggaaaTTTCTCATTTTTAGCTGGCAACCGAATCATTAAAAGGAAGGGGGGAAAGAAAATCACAGAGACTCCAAAAGAGCTGGCCAAGAAGGCATGAAAATTTTGGAGGAACAAATGCCGGCACAGCTACTCGAGATTCACAGGTGCTGTAATTTACTGGCCGGCTTCTTGCCGGTGTTCCTTTGTCCTTTCTTCTGCCATTTACTAGCTgtttgttcatatatatattgacaGAAGATAACAGTAGAACTAGCAGCTagttgtgtttttatatatatatatatatatatatattaacatattttgggattgcaattttgaaaaaaaaaagatttaagaaaaagcatttttgaattaaaaaaatgattaaaatatatatttaattaaaattatggttgaaaaaacagtgttaaataaaaaaaatatttgatttaaaataactaaaatgtcGGAGATTGCTGGAAGAAGATTATTGTTTTTGCTAAACTCAAGAAGGTTATTTCGGTAAAGCTAATAGTGGATTTACAACTGTAGTTTTCTCATCTCTTCAGACAACGTGTAAAGCAACAATTCATAGCTTTTTCTAGACCCAAGGTTCGGACCGTAGTTTGCTCTGAGATCCCATGCAAAATCACACATACTAGAGGtgtttaaaaatactaaaaaattaattaaattgagaaaatcagaaaaaaataattaaaaaaactgaattgtgaaaaaaaatcgattaaactgattaaaattttaaaaaaaccgatctgttcggttcggttttggacCCGAGCCAAACTGATCCAaacagaaaaaaccgagccaaaccggaaaaaacaaaaaaaccaagccaaacagaaaaaaaccgagccaaaccggtttgaacagGTTCaatttcggtttttttaaaaaattcaatttgattatttttttttataaaaatcaaatcgaacCGAAAACGAACACCCCTACAACATATTGCAAGTAACCAAACGGGTATAAAATTGTGGTCAGGACTCAGGACAAAACGACGCAGTCccaaccacaaaaataaatgggatatatatatcttaatttgtTATTGTTTCAACTTTGGCATGCTGCGTGAATTGGCCGTCACTGTAAGACAGATGAAATGGGAATTTACAAGCTATTATAAATGAAGATATACAACGTCAAAAACCAAACAATTACAACTCCATTGATTGATTTGAAGTGATTTTGAATCAATCCAATTGATAATTCAACAGATATGCCTTTAATGATCTTTCTTCCTCTATCTTTCCAATATAATTAATGAATGAATAAATTCTACTAAATAGTCAACACTCCCTGATTCCCTTCACCTCTTTCTTGTTACCTGAACAAAATGAAGGACCAAGAAGACACAAAAATGGTGATCCCAGTAACAATGCAAACCATGTCCAAAACCTTTTCCATCTTCTGCTTCCTTGCTTTCCTCTCCCTCTTCCTCTCTACAAATTCCTCATACCTTCCTTTCCCTTCCGTCCCACATTTCCCTTTCCTCCTCTCCCCTCTCTCCATTGCTTCTTGCAGAACTACCAAACTCTCCTTCCCGGTCAAGTTCCTCCCTTCCATGTCCTCCATTCCCATACTTATCTCTCTCACCTCCATCTCCCCTCCTTCCTTCTCCCCACAACAAACCATCACTCCACACTCCACAAACTCCTTCTCCCCTCCATCTCCGGCCATTATGGTGGCAAACTTCACCACCACTTCCCCAGTTAGCCAGTGCCTCTGCACTGACACTGGCCTCCCACTTGACAAATTCATAGCCCTTCTTCTTTTTGGATCAATCAAAATCCAACTTAACGTCATATTTTCTTCAAGTTGCTTCACAAACGAGTCTTTTTCACCTGTTTGATATTGTATCAATGTCTGCACAAACTCTTTGGGCTCGAGCAAGTCGACCCTGAAGGGAGAGCACTTGAACCAATCAGTCAAAGTCTCATTCTTTTCAACTTTTGAGAAAATAGCAACATCCTTGTAATAAATATCAACTGCTGAGACAAGATATTCAGTGCTTGTTGTCAGAAACGATGAActgtgatggtggtggtggaggagaggGTATGAGTCTGAGAAAAATGACCGGTGCCCGGAAGAGAACGTGGAGATGATGCTACTGACAGTTGGATCATTAATGGATGGCCAAGAGGAAGTGCAGATATTTCGCCAGAGTTTATCTTCTGTAGAGAGAGCATATAATTCTGATGATGCACAGGCTGTAGCAGCCAGGGTTGGGCCGTCTAGGAGGGTGAGAATATGAGTCTGGAGGATGTCAGGGTGGAGAGTAGAGATGGTTCCATCTTGTGTGGTAGTTGATGATGGTTGTTGCGGTGGTGGTGTGGAGAGAGCAACCATTGATGCTTACGATGACGTTTCCTTTGGTGATTTTCAAAAGCGGAGGTTTGAGACTTTGAGTAGGGACAAAGTGGGGGGAGGGGGCGGGGGGGTTTTATAGGGGATAGAGTAGTTGAAAAGTCAAAACtggattttcttataattttttataggaatGTTCTGCTAGACTTCATtcctagtttaaattttttaatgtaacgattttcttataatatatattataagaacaaaaattatttgGCTAAGTTATGATAAAATTCATGTTTTACGGTatgttgtaagaaaaaaaattattttaaaatacattagtTCCTAATATGgatgatttattgaaaattcaatagaaaacatttagattttattttaaaaaattaattattttaaaatacactgGTTTCTAATATGGATGATTTATCGATGATTCAATCGAGAAATTAATCTTAGATTTTATCTTAAGAAATCAGTTTTAGaatattgttcaaaatataaaaaagaataaacgaaaaattatataaaaaggaattttttttatttttaagaaaaagaccaacaattattattattattattattttgcttggACAGGTAATTAGATGAGAAGGATATGATTCAAATCCAAGTTATAttctttgaaaaagaaaaggaaattaatataatcatgttccaataattttaaccattttctATTGTGCATCATTGCAtgtgtttttcattaattttatataatcaagTGTTTTAAAAAGCAGTCAAGAAACTACTCCCATATCacttttaaaaaggaaaagagaaatcaaaacctgacaattaaataaattaaaacaaggaATATCTTGCATTCCTCGCTGGACAAGGGGAGATCGAGGAAATAATGGAGGGTAGCCTACAAATCAGATTCCCATCTTTAAGCTAAAACTCAAATCAGTTCATAAGAATCTTAAAGCTTTACGATTTGATCCCCAAATCCGTGCTCAGCCTTAGATTTCTGTAGCTCTGTGAAGGCCAACATGAAATGTCAGTGAATTTTAGGGGACTAGACTGCAAGGTTTATTAGAATGGGCACTGATTTGATTGTTATAATAAATGGTGGATGCACTTGTGTTGCTTGGTGCTTAAAATGCTAGTGGTAAATTTTACTCCGCGTGAGCATGGGGAGAAAGGGATATCTCAAAACGTTTgataattctcaatttaattagtttaaaatcAAGAGTTGCTTGGAGCTTGTCATGTTGACTCGATCTccagggaaagagagagagagagagatttttgtttcaaaaacaaaaattaagaaatttgatttttttttcttggtaattCTTGCAATATCTTACCCGATTTAATATGTCAACTTGATAAGTTGTTGATTTGAAACTTAATATAAATCAAGTTTCCAAGTTGAAGTTGAATcgagataaaaattaattaatctggTCAAATTTAGTTGAGCTTTCACTAATTAACCTGTAAATTAGTTAAAACTccattgatatttaattaatttgactttttaaaaagattaaaatggtattacttattgtttttttaaaataaaatatttttaaaattaatattattttggacTGAACTGTTCAATTAATTCATGATCAAAAACTTGACCAACCgaatttaataaatatgctACTAAAAATTGTATATTCCATTATCAATGCAATTGATATTACATCATGTACTGATCCTCAATAATCTATTGATaataatagatattttattttatttgcagtTGAATTGGTTACGTAtaaagaacatatttttttcattaactataaaagaattaaaataaatagttttttatgttttttttccttgatcagTAATTTGTGTTTTGCTATAGAAGAATTAATAGGATCGTGACTAAGCCTAACATGAATAGAGTGCCcatgaaagtttgaaaaaaaaagaattctcaaaataaaagaaaatatttattgcaAGTTGGGCCCATTTCGGCCTAACTTAGGCTAGACTTCAcatcacttttaatttcttggtccttctccaatatatatatatatataattaaaaaagagagattattaataacaataaagtCTAATATAAGTAGAAGTGATGAATGCAGGAAATTAGCAGCTTATTCCTTCTGGAAGGCATGGTGCTAgatagaattaaaataaaactgggttaatttttaaaaaaatgtgggcccattctttcatttatttggaTATggtataatattttgttttcaaacatgGTATGTAATAATAACTTTAGAGTATAAATTTTAATCCATAtccaaatattatatatgatatatGTGCGAGAGATAGGGATTGTTTGTAGAACCCCGGGATAATagatggaaaaataaattttaaattgaatatttttttaaaaaaatatttttatgtggaTAGATTTTGTGAAATACACACATGCCAGtctgtgtgtatatatatatattaactcggATTAGATAATAGTGGTTTTCAATTCTAGAGGTTAAACTAAGTCATGTACCAAACTTAaacccaatattttttaaaatttaaaaaataagataactagCCGTGTATATCGATATATCatatatctaaaaattaataacaaaattcgaATGTAAAAGCATTTTAGATTGAAAATTAAGTAATATAGATTTTACTAAGACGTTAACTTAAagttttttagtgtatttttaatatcttgaagtaaattattttttgtttaaaattattttttttaattttcattttaaaattataaaaaatactaaaagaatattaatttaataatttattttttaggggtTGTAAGCATGAAGCAAGTGGGATATATTGACTATGCACAATATAGCTGCAAGTTGAGCACTGGACTATAGCATTAATTAGCATGAAGGCCAATTCCACAGCTTGATTTGTAGACTTTTCACCATCTCATCTCACTCGttgttgatttttgaaaaagaaaaaagaaaaaagaaaaaagaaaaaaggaaaagaccaACGAGTTAAAGGCGGCAGTCAGTGATGGCATGCTTTATACTCTCTCTTCCATGGAAGGACTTGAAGAAATTGAAGCCGCCAGTAcctttctttaattattaaCCAATGAGTTATGATCGTAATTATTCCTATTCACGTCACAGCAATTGAAGCTTCCCAACCCGCCCCCCCCTAACTCGGTTTAAAACCTGTATTATTActgataaattaattcaaattaactcaaatttaaaatgatattgatttaaattttttacatcCAAATAGGTTTTGACtggatttaattaatataataaacttcatgtaatttaatataaaattcattttaaatcatGTCTTGGATTAAATTAACTTGCTAAGCGaggttaaatttaataatactaaCAACAATACAGTGAAATGGtggtaaaatatttgatttattaggaagTTTAGAAGGTTGcagtgatgatgaagatgatgtttGATTAGATTGGTTATTGTTATACAAATTACGTATAAAAAATGAAGcaagattataaatttaaaatatttgtcttGTAGTTTTAGCTACCAAGTCTCGCAATCtaggaaaaaacaatttaatttttcgttaaaaaaattgttaagagGCCACAGGtgtattttcaaaatgtaaGAAAAAGTCACGATTTGAGGTTgaataagtttattttatttagtaagatgataaaaaagaaatggtaaATGATATCAGGTGAATCGAActaagaagaagagagagcgagagagagagagagagagaggaatgaaacaagaaaaaaaaaatcaaattttaaaaagaatgaatgtataaaaaaaagtccAGAGTAAAACTTTGTTAAACAGATAAATCCATGATTTTAATTATgagatttcatgattttaattaaGAGACTAAAATGATTCTATagaaatgaaactaaaaaaaacaaaaaatataaagtgtttgaatgataaatttaaaaagaaaaaccagtgtttaaaaaaaacttagataataTGATagtaattgcttttcaaaatatttatcattcccaaacatatatatatatatatatatatatatatatatatataaaatatcatatcaaaataatctaaaaacataaaaaacatattaatttttaaaaaaatttaaaattttcaaaaacactttcaacCACACTACCAATCACTCCCAACTTAAGTGACTAAATAATAAGATTTGTTTGACAATCCTTAACTATCTCAAGGCATGAATCTTTAAGCTGTGatgaattttaaatgaaattaagtgAAAGGCAGACTTAATCAACCAATCAGTTGCACTTGTGATCGTCttcctttttctaaaaaaaataaaacttttctgGTTGAATTGGGAATCTCTAGCATCTCCTCCTGTGACTGCCGAGATAGATGGCTAGCTTCCAGGGCAGATGCAAACCATATCAATAGACGCAACCTTTGACCTAAGATTGAGAAACATTATAATATAACAGCATAACAAGACCGACATCAttcaagcagcagcagcagccaaaACTGAAAGGTCAAAAGTATCAAATGCCCCCCAAAGACTGGAACCTACAATTTTATGACTACATGTataatgtttaaaaatacattggTAATACTTCAACAGTTAGTAAAGTATCCTTCTCACCCACGTTTTGATCTCGCATACAATGCTTTATCATAAATAATCCACGTTTCTGTACGCAGAGCTTTTACTGTAGGCAGTTGATCGTGTGGTACGAGCTGAACTAGAAAACAGAAATAGCATGAGGTCTGGCAGAACCAGGGAGAAGATTTTGTCATGCCTCTACTAAGTTAAAAATCCAGGAATATGTAGAATGTCTAGCATGAAGCAGAACACAGGCCGGCACAtgctcaccaacacacacatgACAGGACTCAAATCGTCAAAAATCACCATTCAGCATACAAATTGTCCAAAATTCAATCGTAGCTCGTGATATAGctgattaatttcaaaaaagtttttgatgGTGTGAGAAAAACTCTTCACCAAAAGAGTGCAAGGCTTATGCCCCTAAATCATCATAATACCAAACCACCAATGTGGAGATAAAACAGTGCCTAGAAACTCACCATCTCAATTGGAAAGGAACCGGATGTAGAAGCAGGAGA of the Populus nigra chromosome 7, ddPopNigr1.1, whole genome shotgun sequence genome contains:
- the LOC133699139 gene encoding F-box protein At2g27310-like, coding for MVALSTPPPQQPSSTTTQDGTISTLHPDILQTHILTLLDGPTLAATACASSELYALSTEDKLWRNICTSSWPSINDPTVSSIISTFSSGHRSFFSDSYPLLHHHHHSSSFLTTSTEYLVSAVDIYYKDVAIFSKVEKNETLTDWFKCSPFRVDLLEPKEFVQTLIQYQTGEKDSFVKQLEENMTLSWILIDPKRRRAMNLSSGRPVSVQRHWLTGEVVVKFATIMAGDGGEKEFVECGVMVCCGEKEGGEMEVREISMGMEDMEGRNLTGKESLVVLQEAMERGERRKGKCGTEGKGRYEEFVERKRERKARKQKMEKVLDMVCIVTGITIFVSSWSFILFR